The DNA sequence GGCTAggtttaaggccaaagtatacttggcgTGTCCTTGTTGCTGATCGCTCCGCGCACAGTACGCATGACGTAAATGTAGTCATAATCCAGTCCGCGGCTTGACTGCTCGCCAGCCAGATTTTCTCGACTAATGACGAACTGGCGAGATTGACAGGTCTGAATGATCGGGCTCTTCCCGAACTTTTGTTTAGAATTTCATTAAAAGTCATTTGTTTTTACACAAGCCAACTCGTTGGATTTactatgatttcgccatctcatactaATTTTACGACTTGCCATAAGACCGGGTTAGAAATCTCTGGTGGAAAAATAAGAACATTATCTAAAGAGAGGTTACTCTGGGTCCCACGACGGAATTTCTCAGTGCTTATCAGGGTTAGAATAGTTAGAGGTGGGTTGGGTAGACCAGACATGTAAATAcaaagctcctgacccattttTTAGGATGTCACACTCATAGAAAAAGGGGTCAAATCTCAGACACTTGACAATTTTAAAACCGGGTCAAGCcactgaaaagcaaaaaaatctcACTTTTGGCCTGGCTGTGATtgtctggaattttttttttcttcttttcatgatttttccccattttggTGTGGTATTGAAGGTTGTGTTCTATTATTGTGAGGATCTGATGTTTTTACAGAGGATTATGTGAATCAATTACATTGCCTGGTTTGACCCTGACCCTGTAAAAGGAATTGTTGTCCTCATTTTTGCGAAAGTTCTGGGAGGGAGCCAACTCAAACAGCAAAAACTTTAAGCGACAAACCAAATGTGCATGCAACCTTGGTTGTCTTGTGTACTGTAGCTGATTGGAGCTGGGCTCACCCACTCTGTGAAACAATTACCTTTTAAGCTCAGCACGATTTTACTTTGAAACAAGACTAGAGAACATTTGTGACCCCAGCTCCTTAGGGGTAAATTGAGCTCATGTCTGGAGTTAGAACATTATTTGGGACTGGTTACACAATCCATGGGATTTAAATTCATTGTGCAAACATACTGCTTGTGCGGTGGGCGGATTTCTAGCTAATTATTAAGAGCCTTTCAGATTAAGaaactgtgaattttttttttttttaaggaattgaAATGGTCAAGGGAGAGGTGCTATTAAGAGAATAAACATGCTGCAGGGTGTTTCAGCATCAGTGATAATAAGAACTGCCACAGTTGTTTGCCTTAACTGGGTTTCTCTTTAGACAGGACATAAAAGGTTATTACCAACAGGATGTTGAACTCTCATTCATGTGTTGCTTTGTGAGAGGGGGTGATGCTTCAGTAATTTGGTGGAGGAAGTGACTCAGCATCTCGTCCACCTGTTTCTAGAAACTGCTTTCCACAGACGGTAACAGCGCAATGTAAATTGAGTTTTTAAATGAATTGCAAtttataatgagcctaatttacacagaaaagaggtGTGTTTACGTGGTAAGGAATGTCAGTGTCTTAATTAAAATTCTCAAGACATAGCGCTGATTGGGCCTGCTTGAactagattgcaggtggttagtgaataagacagaTTTTCAAGCATTGCTAGTTCTCTCATCAACTCGCTCCTAGAAAACTAGGGTGAATGTcaaaatattttgtgaataattatattaaattcggTCTGTCTTTTGTAATATAGTGCTCAAGTAGTATGGGCCACATTtatgaaagctccagtccccattcattctAATTGCATGAACAATAGTGGCcagtacattctttaaaatatctccttttgtgttctatgaaagaaagaaactcatatggtTTAGAACGATATGAATTGAGCAAATTATGACCGAATttcgatttttgggtgaactctctctttaacttCATAGTCAAAGAACTTGTGATGTAGCGGGATAAGCAACAAAGTAGGGAGAATTTGTTACAGATAGAGAAGGCACATTGATTATGGCTTGTGCTTGAGAAGTACACAGTTTAATTCAGTTCTGATTTGCCCTTCATGAATTATTAATTGAGAGAAGCATCCATGGCATTCAACTCCTCCATTAGTCTATTCTATccagatgtaaaaaataaataaataaatgacaagaaAAACAGTTCAGCAGATCTGTGCTTAGACAGTTTTGCATTTGGCAGATCGAGCAAATCTGTGACTTGTTTAAGTTGTGTGTGCAATGCACAGAACCCTTTTAGCATGCTTTGGTTAAAGCAAGAGTTTGAACATGCACATGTGAACAGAAGGCATGCAGCGGCTGTGGAATGATTATGAAGGGTCCTCTTCAAAGTAGATTAAAGGGTTGTCCTTAATGCAGCGGTGCCTCCATTTGGTTAAGCTCAAATTTCAGCCCCTCTAAAGTATTTACAAATGTGGCCAGTCAAGAACAGTTTGACTGAGAGATCTACTGAAGATAAAATGCTTACAAAATACTCCAACACATATtgtgtcagtaaagtttttttattataattattttgggCCAGATCATATGATccaaagtcatatgagtttggaacgacacgagagtaagtaaatgatgacagaatttgcatttttaggagaactattcctttaagcgatAAAGTTCAGGAGAATTACACCAAACTGCACCTAATTTTTCGTGTTTCCCATTTGCTTCCTTGTCTGTTTAACATTCCAAATCTCACCCTGGTTCTATTGTTCCATATCGGACAATGTTGTTCTTGTGTTGTTATAGGCAGATATGTTGTGCTGGGGTTGTTCTGAAACCGAAACAATTCTCAGAATGTCTACAATGTACTCCTTTCACAGGGGTTTAGCGGCTTGGTTTAGGGATGCCACAGGCACTTAGGAAAGACTGCACACAGTGCTGAAGCCTGAACGGGGCCCCTCGGTTTACTCCCACTCTGACCCGGCTTGCTCGATTCCAgacgtacacacacaaacatgcacataccGCTGACTCTGCTGACTCAAGGTGCCCCCCTCTGTGAATCATAACAAAACCCAGGTGAGTACTTTGATTCTGCGGGCACAATACGACTTCTTAGCTCAGCTATGTGAATCGCTCGGTAAATGTTATTTGAAACAGTTAACACTAGATGGAGGTTCTGTACATTTTACAACTATGAGGTAGTCTGCTTGTTATTTCATGAAGTGTGTATTCCTGTTTAAACTTTAAACTAAGATATTTGTCTTTTGTATATAACGccaaaaggaatgttccaggttcagtacaagtaaagCTTAAGCCCAAAGTCTACTTCGGTCAGACACTGAGCGTTCGCGTACATGACGCAaatcttgtcatcagcagagtgcacgAGCACTGAACGCATGCAGCCTGATTTTTCAATCCAGAATGCGCATGcccctggaattatttgcacgaaTTAGTGGATcaacaaggtggcaacactcacatttgagccattgctgtcaagAACAaatgctagaagatgtaatcaccggtAAATAACAGGAaacaaaggtaaaaacaacaacagctgaTATGCATGTCAAGAGCACgtatgtgaggaggtcaggagacacctgcatttgtataactctattgagcttcacttgtattgaacccaaaacattcctttaaaagtgaGTTTGTGATTTTATCAATGTCATTTTTCACACGCTTTCTTcgatcccagtttaatatgcagaatcaaatacaagtaagccattcttaggttgatttccacaaaaagtgtaaacactgtggcactattaaacatagctttgtttgagcatcccggcCTGTCACAACACAGCAACAATTGCTcagccaatggcgtgagtttggggcgggactttttgtttttgtgaacaATGGAAAACTGAAAAATCCCTGCATGTTAACCCTTttaggaaatctgtttgaaaacaaccaAAAGTTTGCAATTCTTTTGGTGCCGCAAGTtacacacatttcacctttaataaattatttgaacCAACACTCTTGTTTCAAATCTACTCTTATTGAATAAAATCTTAATGAAGTGGCTAAATGTTCAATATGCTTTAACACATGTTGCAAAAAGTATCACAGTTGCCAAAAGAAGAACAagcaaaaagcatattttcacAGTACCAATGTATGTGGTATTTTCTTCTTGCAGATGGGCAACTAAACAAACTAATTCTGCCAAAGAATATTTCAGTGTGGTTTCTGCTCCTGGCACTATTCTGAGTCTCACACCGAgcaagaaaaatatgtttttggcaTCTGTTATCTAAGCCATAATTACTTTCTTTTCTTTGgtatgaatgagtgagtgagtgagtgtagtCATCCATACCTGTTTTGATGACGCAAACCAAAGCAAGCTTCATCATTTGTCATTTGGAAAGCTGTTCTTAGATGTGGGAAGTCAATGAAAAGGCAagtcaaattatatttatgtTAGTTTATTGAAGTCTTTGACGCAGTATGGGACAGAGGATGACTGACACTTTAGTATCTAAATAAATCTCTGAAAAAATAATACTGTAATCTAAAATggcatgtcttttttttatttttttacagtaaatctctTAAGTACAATATATACATATTCTTAATATTATACATACTGGCATTACCAAGCTTACAACAGCTGTAACATTGCGattgctgttttcatgttttatgattgAGGGTTCACCGTTTTTATTCCCCTTCATGACTTTAAATACATTCTTACCCTTGCTTACATAAGTAGATTTAAATGAGACTTTGAACATTTTCCATTCACATACAGTGCTTTCCTCCAAAATATACTAATTTCGCATTCACTGGCTCAACACCAAGAAAATAAGTGTAAAGATATTTTCGATAATGACATACAATTTTACTAGCTTCATTGGTGCTATTCCTCATATTTCTTTCCTGAAATGTCTATGATTGTTTTCCCATTTTGAAAGCATTTATGGATATCTCTATATAGTATATGCATACAATGAAATCAATCATGCATACTAATTTTTATAAAGAATATTTCTTTTGAACTTGAATGAAATGTTAACCCGGTTAATGTGATTTCAGCTGTTAAAATCTCAATATGTTGTTTGGAAGTCTGACCAATACTTGCAGAAATTATTAACCATATGTTTTAGTACAAGTTTGAGCAACTGTTAATGCAAATCTAATTGAATCTCAGGCTTGCTTTCAAATATGTTTGACTGTATCAAAAGAACTTTGATCACTATTCAAATATTGATTAACTGGACACAATCATTCTCTGGAATTATTAACTATTTTATCATGGTGCACAGATAATAATTACAGTAGTAATAGTCTAATGATTGAAAAGGTATTGAATAAAGGCGATTAAATCTCTAACTAGCTGACTTAAAATCTATGATCCATTGTCTGGTGGATCATTCCAATAGCTTTTCTCAATGAGCTatacatatttttctattttagaTTCTCTTTGTTGGTAATAATATGGATGAGCAGCTATGCATTTATGTTGCACATAATCTTAGCAGCAAGCACtcaagaacacacacatacaaacgcaCACAACCActgatacacatacacacacatctttCCCGCTCCCTGATATCAGCCTCATTGAGTTATTTCTGGGTGCTGTAAAAGTTGGTTAGACCGTTCCAATGTAATGCCCATTGGTGTGTGAAATTGAGGTAATTATATTGCGTTTACTAGAGTCTACAATCTAGCCAGTGAGGTTTTATGGAAAGTGAGACCAGAAAACTCAATCCAGACTGAAGAGCTTATGGTGTCGTGGATCACAAGACAGAGAGCCTGGGGCAAGATGTGGCCTTGAGCTAAATGGGAACAGGTTAGTCTAAAAGCATTACATTAGAAGGCTATGCAGCATATCCTATAACAGATTACACACATTACACAAGTTCACTTTTCCCCCTCTACCGAAAGGGTCATTAGATGGGTTGAGATTTTCCCCAGGCCCAAGAAGCCAGTTCCAGAGAATAGACGGAGCTTACACAAAAACAGCACTTAGTGGTTTCTTCTCTGTCGCCCATTCACCACAGAGATGGACAAATAAAGTTAAGTCGTTAAGTATTATGGAGGTTCCACAATTTCACAGAGACACATTCCACTCCTTGTGGTGAGCAAAATACTTCCTTTCAGCACACAATATATCCAGGTTCATGCGCTGGCTAGACTTCTGTGGCTTTTGTAGTAAGTGCCAGTGAGGGAGAGGCAGGTCTTATTGGACAGAAGCCCTCATGTGACCACCTGTTGTACTGCTGAGTGTTCGTGAGGACACGACTGGTCCCTGCAGTGCAGACTCCTTAGAAGCCGCTGGAGTTTAACTGAGAAGTTCTTGTTCATTTGCCTGTACATGAGGGGAATGGCAAAGCTACTGCAGAATGCGAGCAATTCGGATACACATCTCAGAAAGGAGTACGTGGTGACATGCTGCCGGTTGGAATGGCTGCCAGGAGATCCGGCAACCGTGTGCACCATTAAGGTCATGTAATATGGAGTCCAGAGCAAGAACTGCATACAAACAGATGCCAAGAGAAGTCGGTGAATGGAGGGGTCTAGCCTCCCAGAGTCCTGGTCCAAAGGGGTGGACTCCTTCCTGATGCGTAGGATCAGCACGAACGCGTAAAGCACGGCCACCGCCGGGACCACGTACCCAATGAACATCATTATGGCATCAGCAGCCTCCTTATTCTGCATCTTGGAGCACTCAATGATCTTGGTGGAGACGTGGTTACACACGTAGAAGAGCAGCGAAGAGAAGCTGGTAAGGACAGCGCCACCCCAAATGAAGCCGCAAACGTGCTTGGTGTTGTAAACACTGGACATGTAGGTGCGCGGAAGAGCCCGCTCAATGTAATAGTCCAGACTGAGCAAGGTGGTGGAGTACATGATGACCAGGGAGGAGATGTTGAAGAGGATGAGAAGGGTGATGTAGATCTCATTGTTGTACTCCCACATGGGCCAGCGTGTAAAGCTGGGACCCAACAGCTCCACCGGAGCCACCAGGTTGAGCACCAGGCCAGCGATGGCGATGTTCACAAAGTAGACATCAGGCATGGTCATGGTAACCTTGTTGGAAAGGTTGACAACCACCAGCAGGACATTGTAGCAAAGTCCTACTGGAAAGCAGACAATGAGGTACACCAGAGAGAAGACAGACAGAATGAGTCCAAAGTCCTGGCAGAGCCGGAGGTCCACGCTGTCGTCTGTCTCATTGTAAACCATGCAGCTCCACATTGCTAGATTTCCAAAAGTGtcctctctgtctttctgaaTCAGCTGCAAGATAGAACACATGCAGTGTGTTAATGCAATATTTtggtttttgaaataaaaaaatgcatttgttaaCTGACAAGATGATTTTGCAGAGTATGAATAGTTTATGGCAAGAGCAGCTTTTACctttagtaaatattttagtgtGCTTTACTGCGCCAAGTAATGACATGTTTATATTTCGCTGGCTTCTGTTCATCTTTGTAAGCAACCAATATGACAGCATTGAGGCTAAaatatactctacgcaagtacgtgaacacaggcgcttcttgctacgcaagctcgattttgtgcattgttgaaagtatgcattgcattctcaacgttgcagCAACAGGCGATATAGCGgatatttttttccctttcaagCAAGCTACTTTCGCGGCAGAGCAACagattgaagagaatattgctgaggaGGTTTTTACagccaatatatttatagcaaattACCTTCATAATAACATCTGCATATGCATACTTCTGCATTCTGCGCATGCATACTTGCATAAAGTACTATATCTTTCTGGCCTTAGCCTCTGCAGCCCCCACTAGCTCCTATGGAGGAGCACCCATGGTGTTCATGTGATGTTACCACATGATGACCGACATGCAAcataacaagtaaaaaaaataaattcggAAAAAATTTGGAGTCTTAAGGTATACCAAGTTTGTCTAAAGTTTGTGCTTACTAACAAATAGTAAGGCATGCTTGGTGATGTACTCTCAACATGGCGGCCACCATGAGGGGGCGACCCACCTGGcagaataaaaaagctttttctaggccactgatatgactggagtctttatctcattTCAGACTTATTAATCAAaagtactactttttttttttttttaattattattattattattatttttttttatggtaaaactttttaagtggaaaaattaATTTATGCACCTTCATTGCTGAAGTGACATGTTAAAATTTAGCATTTTCATTCATTCCAGGTGTCTGAATATTATCATTTTGCCTGAAAACCTCCTTGCTATTCTTTCAGATCACCACAGCAAGAAAAAAAAGCAAgtaaaaccacacataaacgacAGAGGCAAGGCATGCCTATTACGTCTGGACTAACACAATCCGTGTATCATTtgctcatttcatattcaattaggaatttaaaatcggaaaaacaaaaaacaactggctatttcattattcgtttacaaaaccaatattaaaaaacaaataattacttgttttttgtaatttcgATGTAATGCTCAAGTTGAAAAAAAGGAATttggaaaaatagccacgggacactgtgcgttttgattatttgatttcactaacaTATGGCATAaatatttgattcgcacataTGGGTGGGCCTGAAAtacccctttcttctgattggtcaacctgcactgtCGTCTTCTCAGTGCTGTAAGACAGAATAAtagttctctgctgtttaattgttcagataaattagtctcagttaatattatattctttaacatttaTTCTCTCAAACTCGCCATGTTCATTGCAGCTGAGCTATTTCTCTCATCAAGTAGCCAGATTTATCAGACAGCCCTACACATAAACCTGCTGTCTTTGACATTGCTCCGGTTTGAAAaggcatggttttaaatgagatgaTGAAAATAACCATACATTCTTAAGACTATTGAAGCACATGTCTACACTGTAAAGACATAGGCTTACGTTTAACTGtggggtaaagttagttttaggttcgaTATTCATTGGATATTCGCCTATGGtttgtaagggaccgtctgaaaactccacccaccaaaaatccaaaaaatattgaacataaaaaataactttaccCCGCTCTGGGAGCTTAGGTGTGAGAGACTTGCAAATCATGGAAATTATGCTAAAGGAAGTTCATGAATGCTTGTCTCTTAAAAGCTCaaccagtgaatttaaaatcagcatttataCATAACCTTCACATTTGTCCGATAATAAAAGGCACACAAAACTGCTGTGTATACGAGTAGGTAAAGGCCACCCATATTCACATTCAAAAACATGGATGTCGGAATGATCTGAGCTAGAATTTTGTACTCTTCGTTGCCATGTAAATACTTATtgtcttatattaaatattaaatgtaataatatcttccaatttatttgttattattattattattatttatcatttgttatttaatgttgtagctgttataattcactggcATGAATGCTCATCTGTCTTGGATGCACCTTACGTTAAGTCTGTATATTCCCTGAACCGAATCTTGCCTGGTTCATTGCActacaatatgtaaaaatgaaaataaaccgattcttttaatactctttgatgatttctcatttaaaaaatgcacaaaacactgatgtcaatttaaaacgcttatttaaagcaatcaaactatagctgccttaagggtgttttcacacctggctcgtttggagcgtTTGATTCGGAACCTGGagcgttttctcccttggttcagttcatataggcatatatgaacaaagcaatcgcactcggatccgcaccaaaacaatcgaTACGAGACCTCCTGAACGAGGTGGTCTCGAACCGATTGCAAACGAACTCTGGAGCGGTTCACTTGTGGTGAAAATGCAATACGACCCAACGGACCAACGCACCA is a window from the Myxocyprinus asiaticus isolate MX2 ecotype Aquarium Trade chromosome 13, UBuf_Myxa_2, whole genome shotgun sequence genome containing:
- the gpr146 gene encoding probable G-protein coupled receptor 146 isoform X1, which produces MHGESRCLCLCEGGPINGWGHQELIQKDREDTFGNLAMWSCMVYNETDDSVDLRLCQDFGLILSVFSLVYLIVCFPVGLCYNVLLVVVNLSNKVTMTMPDVYFVNIAIAGLVLNLVAPVELLGPSFTRWPMWEYNNEIYITLLILFNISSLVIMYSTTLLSLDYYIERALPRTYMSSVYNTKHVCGFIWGGAVLTSFSSLLFYVCNHVSTKIIECSKMQNKEAADAIMMFIGYVVPAVAVLYAFVLILRIRKESTPLDQDSGRLDPSIHRLLLASVCMQFLLWTPYYMTLMVHTVAGSPGSHSNRQHVTTYSFLRCVSELLAFCSSFAIPLMYRQMNKNFSVKLQRLLRSLHCRDQSCPHEHSAVQQVVT
- the gpr146 gene encoding probable G-protein coupled receptor 146 isoform X2, translating into MWSCMVYNETDDSVDLRLCQDFGLILSVFSLVYLIVCFPVGLCYNVLLVVVNLSNKVTMTMPDVYFVNIAIAGLVLNLVAPVELLGPSFTRWPMWEYNNEIYITLLILFNISSLVIMYSTTLLSLDYYIERALPRTYMSSVYNTKHVCGFIWGGAVLTSFSSLLFYVCNHVSTKIIECSKMQNKEAADAIMMFIGYVVPAVAVLYAFVLILRIRKESTPLDQDSGRLDPSIHRLLLASVCMQFLLWTPYYMTLMVHTVAGSPGSHSNRQHVTTYSFLRCVSELLAFCSSFAIPLMYRQMNKNFSVKLQRLLRSLHCRDQSCPHEHSAVQQVVT